A stretch of the Argentina anserina chromosome 6, drPotAnse1.1, whole genome shotgun sequence genome encodes the following:
- the LOC126799943 gene encoding uncharacterized protein LOC126799943: protein MDGGGGRYVAYGGGGGQEKTIINRIMLRFRPIAPKPVPGVSSSGGTVPETDNRSLYNTPSRRVKRRNIRAKKRLKSNRSSTADAKTGMINSTAVTLQLLPGEASSRDGGEVSGIRSWLSLDQKFERTPDIQDHLTSWLNTRPFNGWTDITKLEAGSDRGRLVEAAPVPVVESRVTVESVTDTCMDVRGLGYTDVEKVRSLEKDTCPGFVSDGFNRVQWVNEAYKKMVRQGRDEQSPEVRVWLVVKAELPENENPAFSCRVKLQHTWQNKKCSKMVVPCDVWRMVEGGKLAWRLDMKAALSLGL, encoded by the coding sequence ATGGACGGCGGAGGTGGACGGTACGTGGCATACGGCGGTGGAGGTGGTCAGGAGAAAACGATAATCAACCGGATAATGCTCAGATTCCGTCCAATCGCTCCCAAACCGGTCCCCGGAGTTTCCTCTTCAGGTGGTACTGTCCCCGAGACTGATAACAGAAGCTTGTATAATACTCCGAGCAGGAGAGTTAAGAGGAGGAACATTCGTGCCAAGAAAAGACTGAAAAGTAATAGATCTTCAACAGCAGATGCAAAAACCGGTATGATAAACTCGACCGCCGTCACGCTTCAGCTTTTGCCCGGAGAAGCAAGCTCCAGAGACGGCGGAGAAGTATCAGGTATCAGATCTTGGTTAAGTCTTGACCAGAAGTTTGAGAGAACTCCAGATATTCAGGACCACCTAACTTCGTGGTTAAACACAAGACCGTTCAATGGCTGGACTGATATAACAAAACTGGAGGCTGGATCTGACCGAGGCAGGTTGGTAGAAGCTGCTCCGGTGCCGGTTGTGGAGTCGCGGGTGACGGTGGAAAGCGTGACAGACACGTGCATGGATGTACGAGGATTAGGTTATACGGACGTTGAGAAAGTGAGGAGTTTGGAGAAGGACACGTGTCCGGGGTTTGTATCAGACGGTTTTAACAGAGTTCAGTGGGTGAACGAGGCTTATAAGAAGATGGTTAGGCAAGGGCGAGACGAGCAGTCGCCGGAGGTTAGGGTTTGGCTGGTGGTGAAGGCGGAGTTGCCGGAAAATGAGAACCCGGCGTTCAGTTGCAGGGTGAAACTGCAGCACACTTGGCAGAACAAGAAGTGTTCGAAAATGGTGGTGCCCTGTGATGTATGGAGGATGGTGGAGGGTGGGAAGTTGGCTTGGAGGCTGGACATGAAGGCTGCGCTCAGTTTGGGTCTTTAA
- the LOC126797467 gene encoding F-box protein At5g07610-like, translated as MVQQRLNLKLRSSTLAETVTNIEELLIEILLRVPAIPLLRFKCVSKRWLSLISDLKFCHRHTLQNPHSAISAVFSHNSKNFSIIPFPHANYSSGIYHANHSHNSASWNPLDVIANQYGCIEIRDSCNGLFLCSPVRAPSSCRSPYFILNPTTSQFLTLTVPPCPAIAAGELGEAAYIIGLFLAFDPSRSPHYKVICLNTIKDVSYCNHYQLQIYSSETRSWRLLNSTFRMNIRVDYQKAVYWNGAIHWVGTFREMSYYHIDEEHVKFVRGVPHCHEMKWFQRESRYFKESTSRRHLHLIDIFGPMAGLSFTKFEVLEMRRDYSGWYVKYNVDLDPLCTSFRHIRCGMFVVLFLDRDENEEEDSSSLLLHSPGQVFSFYLKSKTFESFNLGTCQGFLVKNHNYVFKETLACV; from the coding sequence ATGGTGCAGCAGAGACTCAACTTAAAACTTCGCAGCAGCACCTTAGCAGAAACCGTAACCAACATAGAAGAACTCCTTATCGAAATCCTTTTACGCGTGCCAGCTATACCTTTGCTCCGCTTCAAATGTGTCTCCAAGCGTTGGCTCTCTCTTATCTCCGACCTCAAATTTTGTCACCGCCACACCCTTCAAAACCCCCACTCCGCCATCTCTGCTGTCTTTTCCCACAATTCCAAGAACTTCTCTATTATCCCTTTTCCTCATGCTAATTATTCCAGTGGTATTTACCATGCAAACCATAGCCACAATTCCGCTAGCTGGAATCCTCTGGATGTCATTGCAAACCAATATGGCTGCATTGAGATCAGGGACTCATGCAATGGACTCTTCTTGTGTTCTCCCGTTCGTGCACCATCTAGTTGTAGATCCCCATATTTTATTCTCAATCCCACAACTAGTCAGTTCTTGACCCTTACAGTTCCACCATGCCCTGCAATTGCTGCTGGTGAGCTAGGAGAAGCTGCCTACATCATTGGCCTCTTTTTGGCTTTTGACCCTTCCAGATCACCTCATTACAAAGTTATCTGTCTTAACACCATTAAAGATGTATCATATTGTAACCATTACCAATTACAAATTTATTCGTCTGAGACTCGAAGTTGGAGGCTTCTCAATTCTACATTCCGCATGAATATCCGTGTTGACTACCAAAAGGCGGTCTACTGGAATGGCGCAATTCACTGGGTAGGCACCTTCCGTGAGATGTCATACTATCACATCGATGAAGAGCATGTTAAGTTTGTTAGGGGTGTTCCTCACTGTCACGAGATGAAATGGTTTCAAAGAGAGTCCAGATATTTCAAAGAGTCAACCAGCCGTCGTCATTTGCATCTAATTGATATTTTTGGACCCATGGCCGGGTTGTCATTTACTAAATTTGAAGTGTTGGAAATGCGAAGAGACTACTCTGGTTGGTATGTCAAGTACAATGTTGATCTTGATCCCTTGTGCACTTCCTTCCGGCACATCCGTTGTGGAATGTTTGTGGTTCTCTTTCTTGACCGAGATGAAAATGAAGAGGAGGACAGTTCATCTCTGTTGCTGCATAGTCCTGGACAAGTCTTCTCGTTTTACTTAAAGAGTAAGACCTTCGAATCTTTTAATTTAGGTACTTGTCAGGGATTCCTCGTTAAGAATCACAATTATGTCTTTAAGGAGACTCTAGCTTGTGTCTAA
- the LOC126797464 gene encoding probable non-specific lipid-transfer protein AKCS9, translating into MKRAGIVGLMMFLLFLIAVWDAVPVAMGDTTPSQCKDEKKLFVDACKAVVTGSNPSAYCCQRVRVTHLECVCPYITPKVANLINVPRLVKQIQGCGRRLPHNFKCGSITFP; encoded by the exons ATGAAGAGGGCAGGAATAGTTGGCTTGATGATGTTCTTATTGTTCTTGATCGCCGTTTGGGATGCGGTTCCGGTGGCGATGGGGGACACAACGCCGAGCCAGTGTAAGGATGAGAAGAAGCTTTTCGTTGATGCTTGCAAGGCAGTTGTCACTGGGAGTAATCCCTCTGCATACTGCTGCCAACGAGTTAGGGTCACTCATCTTGAGTGTGTGTGCCCCTATATTACTCCCAAAGTTGCCAATTTGATCAATGTCCCACGTCTTGTTAAGCAAATTCAAGGTTGTGGAAGGAGACTTCCTCACAACTTCAAATGTGGAA GTATCACCTTTCCATGA
- the LOC126799436 gene encoding thymidylate kinase isoform X2 produces the protein MADNSHDYSIKGGKEESRGALVVFEGLDRCGKTTQSTRLVKHLESLGYSAELWRYPDRTTSVGQMISSYLSNKSQLDDRTIHLLFSANRWEKRSLMESKLKSGTTLVVDRYSYSGVAFSSAKGLDIEWCKSPEIGLLAPDVVLYLDIPPEKAAERGGYGVERYEQLEFQKKVDQRYKELCSSNWKIIDACSTMEDVEKQLQEIVLGCVKTCQEGKSLSCLWSC, from the exons ATGGCAGATAATAGTCATGACTATAGCATAAAGGGTGGCAAAGAGGAATCAAGAGGTGCGTTGGTTGTTTTTGAAGGCTTGGATCGTTGCGGGAAGACTACACAGTCTACTAGACTAGTTAAGCATTTGGAGAGTTTAGGGTATTCAGCTGAATTATGGAGGTATCCTGACAGGACTACAAGCGTTGGGCAAATGATATCTTCTTATCTTTCAAACAAATCGCAACTGGATGATCGTACCATCCATCTTCTCTTTAGTGCTAACCGGTGGGAGAAAAG ATCATTGATGGAAAGTAAATTGAAAAGTGGGACCACCCTCGTCGTTGACAGGTATTCTTACTCTGGGGTGGCTTTCTCATCTGCCAAAGGACTGGATATTGAATGGTGTAAG TCCCCTGAGATTGGACTGTTGGCCCCGGATGTTGTCCTGTATCTTGACATACCACCTGAG AAAGCTGCAGAAAGAGGGGGCTATGGAGTTGAGAGATATGAGCAGCTTGAATTTCAGAAGAAAGTTGACCAAAGATATAAGGAACTCTGCAGTTCCAATTGGAAG ATCATAGATGCGTGTTCAACCATGGAGGATGTTGAGAAACAGTTGCAAGAGATAGTATTGGGTTGTGTAAAGACATGCCAAGAAGGAAAATCCCTCTCATGTCTCTGGTCTTGCTGA
- the LOC126797465 gene encoding F-box protein At5g07610-like codes for MVQQRLNLKLRSCTLAETVTNIEELLIEILLRVPAIPLLRFKCVSKRWLSLISDPKFCHRHTLQNPHSSISAVFSHNSTNFSIIPFPRSNYSSGIYHANHSHNSASWNPLDVIANQYGCIEIRDSCNGLFLCSPVGAPSSCRSPYFILNPTSSQFLTLTVPPCPAIGAGELGEAAYIIGLFLAFDPSRSPHYKVICLNTIKDVPDCYHFQLQIYSSETRSWRLLNSTFRINFRLDYQRAVYWNGAIHWVGTFCEMSYYHIDEEHVKFVRGVPHCYEMKWFQTESRYFKESTSGCHLHLIDIFGPMAWLSFTKFQVLEMPRDYSGWYVKYNVDLDPLCTSFPHIRCGMFVVLYLDRDENEEEDSSSLLLHSPGQVISCNLKSKTFESFNLATCQGLLVKDDNYLFKETLACV; via the coding sequence ATGGTGCAGCAGAGACTCAACTTAAAACTTCGCAGCTGCACCTTAGCAGAAACCGTAACCAACATAGAAGAACTCCTTATCGAAATCCTTTTACGCGTGCCAGCTATACCTTTGCTCCGCTTCAAATGTGTCTCCAAGCGTTGGCTCTCTCTTATCTCCGACCCCAAATTTTGTCACCGCCACACCCTTCAAAACCCCCACTCCTCCATCTCCGCTGTCTTTTCCCACAATTCCACGAACTTCTCTATTATCCCTTTTCCTCGTTCTAATTATTCCAGTGGTATTTACCATGCAAACCATAGCCACAATTCCGCTAGCTGGAATCCTCTTGATGTCATTGCAAACCAATATGGCTGCATTGAGATTAGGGACTCATGCAATGGCCTCTTCTTGTGCTCTCCCGTTGGTGCACCATCTAGTTGTAGATCCCCATATTTTATTCTCAATCCCACAAGTAGTCAGTTCTTGACTCTCACAGTTCCTCCATGCCCTGCAATTGGTGCTGGTGAGCTAGGAGAAGCAGCCTACATCATTGGCCTCTTTTTGGCTTTTGACCCTTCCCGATCACCTCATTACAAAGTTATCTGCCTTAACACCATTAAAGATGTACCAGATTGTTACCATTTCCAATTACAAATTTATTCGTCTGAGACTCGAAGTTGGAGGCTTCTCAATTCTACTTTCCGCATCAATTTCCGTCTTGACTACCAACGGGCGGTCTACTGGAATGGCGCAATTCACTGGGTAGGCACCTTTTGTGAGATGTCATACTATCACATCGATGAAGAGCATGTTAAGTTTGTTAGGGGTGTTCCTCACTGTTACGAGATGAAATGGTTTCAAACAGAGTCCAGATATTTCAAAGAGTCGACCAGCGGTTGTCATTTGCATCTAATCGATATTTTTGGACCCATGGCCTGGTTGTCATTTACTaaatttcaagtgttggaaATGCCAAGAGACTACTCTGGTTGGTATGTCAAGTACAATGTTGATCTTGATCCCTTGTGCACTTCCTTCCCGCACATCCGTTGTGGAATGTTTGTGGTTCTCTATCTTGACCgagatgaaaatgaagaagaggaCAGTTCATCTCTGTTGCTGCATAGTCCTGGACAAGTCATCTCGTGTAATTTAAAGAGTAAGACCTTCGAATCTTTTAATTTAGCTACTTGTCAGGGATTGCTCGTTAAGGATGACAATTATCTCTTTAAGGAGACTCTAGCTTGTGTCTAA
- the LOC126799436 gene encoding thymidylate kinase isoform X1 — translation MSHACYHTVCKALNFGVKPLQRSSRFHFNCPQKGFVRRIQMADNSHDYSIKGGKEESRGALVVFEGLDRCGKTTQSTRLVKHLESLGYSAELWRYPDRTTSVGQMISSYLSNKSQLDDRTIHLLFSANRWEKRSLMESKLKSGTTLVVDRYSYSGVAFSSAKGLDIEWCKSPEIGLLAPDVVLYLDIPPEKAAERGGYGVERYEQLEFQKKVDQRYKELCSSNWKIIDACSTMEDVEKQLQEIVLGCVKTCQEGKSLSCLWSC, via the exons ATGAGCCATGCTTGTTATCACACAGTTTGCAAGGCTTT GAATTTTGGAGTGAAACCGCTGCAAAGATCATCAcgttttcattttaattgtcCGCAAAAGGGTTTTGTGAGGCGGATTCAAATGGCAGATAATAGTCATGACTATAGCATAAAGGGTGGCAAAGAGGAATCAAGAGGTGCGTTGGTTGTTTTTGAAGGCTTGGATCGTTGCGGGAAGACTACACAGTCTACTAGACTAGTTAAGCATTTGGAGAGTTTAGGGTATTCAGCTGAATTATGGAGGTATCCTGACAGGACTACAAGCGTTGGGCAAATGATATCTTCTTATCTTTCAAACAAATCGCAACTGGATGATCGTACCATCCATCTTCTCTTTAGTGCTAACCGGTGGGAGAAAAG ATCATTGATGGAAAGTAAATTGAAAAGTGGGACCACCCTCGTCGTTGACAGGTATTCTTACTCTGGGGTGGCTTTCTCATCTGCCAAAGGACTGGATATTGAATGGTGTAAG TCCCCTGAGATTGGACTGTTGGCCCCGGATGTTGTCCTGTATCTTGACATACCACCTGAG AAAGCTGCAGAAAGAGGGGGCTATGGAGTTGAGAGATATGAGCAGCTTGAATTTCAGAAGAAAGTTGACCAAAGATATAAGGAACTCTGCAGTTCCAATTGGAAG ATCATAGATGCGTGTTCAACCATGGAGGATGTTGAGAAACAGTTGCAAGAGATAGTATTGGGTTGTGTAAAGACATGCCAAGAAGGAAAATCCCTCTCATGTCTCTGGTCTTGCTGA
- the LOC126797987 gene encoding uncharacterized protein LOC126797987, which produces MDGGEGWPMVSCAGGAQEKSVLTQIMLRFRPIAPKPVASGSGSGEQPAGESKVRGLRGINKRKYVRVRKDKENGKEREERKRVVTLQLLPEIEKSSDGGNHLTELGSSCREIDSTIEENYSQWLSLSKIGRENNMGADDSAVDQTAVVERMGRVESWVTVECVTGTCRKVQPPQGFGIISTDEERMRSLEVDSCPGFISDSWNKVRWLNGPFRRMVAMTWQVPEVAVWLAMNEELPGTHSAFTCQVKLSFTAGNNEKEKYCSYSQMVPCDLWRMDGGGFAWRLDVRAALTLAVDSTPLYIKEER; this is translated from the coding sequence ATGGATGGCGGAGAAGGGTGGCCTATGGTAAGTTGCGCCGGTGGTGCGCAGGAAAAGTCTGTATTGACTCAGATAATGTTGAGATTCCGACCGATTGCGCCGAAGCCGGTCGCCAGCGGATCAGGTTCGGGTGAGCAACCGGCAGGTGAGAGTAAAGTGCGTGGTTTGAGGGGGATAAATAAGAGAAAGTACGTTAGGGTTCGCAAGGATAAGGAAAATGGAAAAGAAAGGGAGGAGCGTAAGCGCGTTGTGACTCTGCAGCTGTTGCCGGAGATCGAGAAGAGCAGCGATGGCGGCAACCACTTGACGGAACTCGGATCTAGTTGTCGTGAGATTGATTCTACTATTGAGGAAAATTATAGTCAGTGGTTGAGCCTTAGTAAGATCGGAAGAGAAAATAACATGGGGGCTGATGATTCGGCGGTGGATCAGACGGCGGTGGTGGAGCGGATGGGTAGAGTGGAGTCGTGGGTGACGGTCGAGTGTGTGACAGGGACATGCAGGAAGGTTCAACCTCCTCAAGGGTTTGGAATCATCAGTACAGACGAGGAGAGAATGAGGAGTCTAGAGGTTGATTCGTGTCCTGGGTTTATTTCCGACAGTTGGAACAAGGTTCGGTGGCTTAACGGACCATTCAGGAGGATGGTGGCGATGACGTGGCAGGTGCCGGAAGTAGCAGTGTGGTTAGCGATGAACGAGGAGCTGCCTGGTACACACTCGGCGTTTACATGCCAGGTGAAGCTGAGTTTCACTGCGGGTAACAACGAGAAGGAGAAGTACTGTTCCTACTCGCAAATGGTGCCTTGTGATTTGTGGAGAATGGACGGCGGAGGATTTGCATGGAGGCTGGACGTTAGAGCTGCTCTAACTCTGGCCGTTGATTCAACTCCACTATATATCAAAGAAGAACGTTAG
- the LOC126799174 gene encoding receptor-like protein EIX2: protein MSVERRALLKLKQNLTDPMDRLSSWMGEDCCKWRGVGCSNKTGRVISLNLRNPFSDGLDGALHALGANSDIGGQLPRSLGMLCNLQSLKLSINKVSGEITDFVNSLSRCSNSSLERLDLGYNNFTGNLPTSLGHLKNLRYLKLWYNFFQSSIPESIGNLTSLEEFYLANNQMGGAIPESFGKLSSLVALEFSGNIWEGVITEAHFNKLLSLKEVSMRVDQSNMPLVFNISSDWIPPFKLKYLSISSCQLGPKFPTWLRNQTGLSVLGLTGAGISDTIPDWFFRSDLLLDDLDLSNNQLSGRVPSSLRFTKRGILNLSGNLFEGPFPLWSSNISGLYLNDNAFSGPIPHDIGEVMPLLEDVHIYMNSLTGSIPLSIGNLSHLTTLVISDNHFSGVVPDVWNSLSEVYIVDMSNNSLSGAVPRSIGSLSTLRFLILSNNKFSGKLPSLENCTGLKSLDLGDNEFSGHVPAWIGESILSLWILRMSSNSFTGNIPSRLCRLSNLHILDLSNNDLVGHIPPCVGNLSGLKISEATDSDTEFLYQGELEVVSKGRVLEYDTILYLVNSLDLSNNKLSREMPVELTSLIMLGTLNLSMNQLTGMIPEKIGDLKSIETLDLSLNKLWGSIPQSMVSLTFMTHLNLSHNNLSGKIPTSNQFNSLIDPSIYQGNAGLCGDPLPTACRDNEETPHVPSEDGEDGDDKSEKVWLIIITAVGFILGFWVVFGSMVINKTWRYAYFRFLDRMNYAILDFASATKKCLCRRSADQA from the exons ATGAGTGTGGAGAGGAGAGCCCTTCTTAAGCTCAAGCAAAACCTCACAGATCCTATGGATCGTCTTTCGTCTTGGATGGGAGAAGATTGCTGCAAATGGAGAGGTGTAGGCTGCAGCAACAAAACTGGTCGTGTGATCAGCCTCAATCTTCGCAATCCATTTTCAGATGGTTTGGATGGAGCACTGCATGCTTTAGGTG CGAATTCGGACATTGGAGGTCAGTTGCCAAGAAGCTTGGGGATGCTTTGCAATTTGCAGTCTCTTAAACTTTCAATCAACAAAGTTTCTGGTGAGATAACTGATTTTGTTAACAGTTTGTCTAGATGCTCAAACAGCAGCTTAGAGAGATTGGATTTAGGTTATAACAATTTCACAGGAAACTTGCCTACTTCATTAGGACATCTTAAGAACTTAAGATACCTCAAGTTGTGGTACAACTTCTTTCAGAGTTCAATCCCAGAATCTATTGGAAACTTGACATCTTTGGAGGAGTTTTACCTTGCAAACAATCAGATGGGTGGAGCCATCCCAGAAAGTTTTGGGAAGCTTTCATCTCTGGTTGCACTAGAATTCTCTGGTAACATATGGGAAGGTGTCATAACAGAagcacattttaacaaactgcTAAGTTTAAAAGAGGTGTCAATGAGAGTAGATCAATCGAACATGCCCTTAGTCTTCAACATAAGTTCTGACTGGATACCTCCCTTTAAGTTGAAATATTTGAGCATCAGCTCATGCCAACTGGGTCCGAAATTTCCTACATGGCTCAGAAATCAGACTGGGTTGTCTGTACTGGGACTTACAGGTGCTGGAATTTCGGACACCATACCGGATTGGTTTTTCCGGTCGGATTTGCTATTAGATGATCTAGATTTATCTAATAATCAACTAAGTGGCAGAGTGCCTAGCTCATTAAGATTCACCAAGAGGGGCATTCTTAATTTGAGTGGAAACCTCTTTGAGGGGCCCTTCCCACTCTGGTCATCAAACATTTCTGGTCTGTATCTTAATGATAATGCATTTTCTGGGCCAATTCCTCACGACATTGGTGAAGTGATGCCTTTGCTAGAAGATGTACACATTTATATGAACTCTCTCACAGGTAGCATTCCACTGTCCATTGGTAACCTAAGCCATTTAACAACCCTGGTTATCTCAGATAACCACTTTTCTGGTGTAGTTCCTGATGTTTGGAACAGCTTGTCCGAAGTGTACATTGTAGATATGTCAAACAACAGTCTATCAGGAGCAGTGCCAAGATCCATCGGTTCCCTTAGTACACTcagattcttgattctctcCAACAACAAATTTTCAGGCAAACTGCCTTCACTGGAAAACTGCACAGGCTTAAAGAGTCTTGATCTTGGGGACAATGAGTTTTCTGGACATGTCCCGGCGTGGATAGGAGAAAGTATTCTCTCCTTGTGGATTTTACGCATGAGTTCCAACTCTTTCACTGGTAACATTCCTTCACGGCTATGTCGCCTCTCCAATCTTCACATACTGGACCTCTCAAACAATGATCTTGTCGGTCATATTCCTCCTTGTGTGGGTAATTTGAGTGGACTGAAAATATCTGAAGCCACAGATTCAGATACAGAGTTCCTTTACCAGGGAGAATTAGAGGTAGTCTCAAAAGGAAGAGTGCTTGAATACGACACCATCCTTTACCTTGTTAACAGCCTAGACCTATCAAACAATAAGTTATCAAGAGAGATGCCAGTGGAGCTTACAAGCCTTATAATGCTTGGAACCTTGAAtttgtccatgaatcaactcacaGGGATGATCCCAGAGAAGATTGGAGACTTGAAATCGATAGAAACCCTCGATCTTTCATTGAACAAACTTTGGGGTTCCATTCCACAAAGCATGGTTTCATTGACATTCATGACTCATCTGAACCTGTCACACAACAACTTGTCCGGGAAAATCCCAACAAGCAATCAGTTCAACAGCCTCATTGATCCATCAATCTATCAAGGTAATGCCGGTCTTTGTGGTGATCCGTTACCAACTGCTTGCCGAGACAATGAAGAAACACCTCATGTTCCAAGTGAAGATGGCGAAGATGGTGACGATAAATCTGAAAAGGTATggctcatcatcatcacagCAGTAGGTTTCATTTTGGGGTTCTGGGTGGTTTTTGGGAGTATGGTCATCAACAAGACTTGGAGATATGCCTATTTTCGCTTCCTTGACAGGATGAATTATGCTATCCTTGATTTTGCATCGGCCACAAAGAAATGTTTGTGCAGAAGATCAGCTGATCAGGCATGA